The following are from one region of the Theropithecus gelada isolate Dixy unplaced genomic scaffold, Tgel_1.0 HiC_scaffold_393, whole genome shotgun sequence genome:
- the LOC112617753 gene encoding pregnancy-specific beta-1-glycoprotein 5-like yields MPPPIEGCLGGIKGATEDKLLSVIHTAELPKPYITSNNFNPMENKNVVALTCEPKTQGYTYLWRVNGQSLPVSPRLKQPGKTRILILPNVTRNDTGPYECEIWDRVGSICSDPLTLNVLYGPQVPRIFSPFNYYRSGNTLELSCFANSNPPAEYSWTINGKFLQSGQKLSIPQITTQHSGLYGCSARNSATDSERSTFKRITVVTRSTIGRP; encoded by the exons ATGCCACCTCCGATTGAAGGATGCCTTGGAGGAATCAAAGGTGCCACAGAGGACAAACTTCTCTCTGTTATCCACACAGCGGAGCTGCCCAAACCTTACATCACCAGCAATAACTTCAACCCCATGGAGAATAAGAATGTTGTAGCCTTAACTTGTGAACCTAAGACTCAGGGCTACACCTACTTGTGGAGGGTAAATGGTCAGAGCCTCCCGGTCAGTCCCAGGCTAAAGCAACCCGGTAAAACCAGGATCCTCATTCTACCCAATGTCACAAGAAATGACACAGGACCCTATGAATGTGAAATATGGGACCGAGTTGGTAGCATCTGCAGTGACCCACTCACCCTGAATGTCCTTT ATGGTCCACAAGTCCCCAGGATTTTCTCTCCATTTAACTATTACCGTTCAGGAAATACCCTCGAATTGTCCTGCTTCGCAAACTCTAACCCACCGGCAGAGTATTCTTGGACGATTAATGGGAAGTTTCTGCAATCAGGACAAAAGCTCTCTATCCCCCAAATTACTACACAGCATAGTGGGCTCTATGGTTGCTCTGCTCGTAACTCAGCCACTGACAGCGAACGTTCCACATTCAAGAGGATCACAGTCGTGA